In Thermus islandicus DSM 21543, a genomic segment contains:
- the proS gene encoding proline--tRNA ligase, with product MAKEKGLTPQSEDFSEWYLEVIQKAELADYGPVRGTIVVRPYGYALWENIQGVLDRMFKETGHQNAYFPLFIPMSFLKKEAEHVEGFSPELAVVTHAGGEALEEPLAVRPTSETVIGYMWSRWIRSYRDLPQLLNQWGNVVRWEMRTRPFLRTSEFLWQEGHTAHASREEAEEEVRRMLSIYARLAREYAAIPVIEGLKTEKEKFAGAVYTTTIEAMMKDGKALQAGTSHYLGENFARAFDIKFQDKDLQVKYVHTTSWGLSWRFIGAIIMTHGDDRGLVLPPRLAPIQVVIVPIYKEESRERVLEAAQGLRQALLAQGLRVHLDDRDQHTPGYKFHEWELKGVPFRVELGPKDLEGGQAVLASRLGGKETLPLAALPEALPGKLDAFHEELYRRALAFREAHTRKADTYEAFKEAVQEGFALAFHCGDKACEKLIQEETTATTRCVPFEAEPEEGPCVRCGRPSAYGKRVVFAKAY from the coding sequence ATGGCGAAGGAGAAGGGCCTAACCCCCCAGAGCGAGGACTTCAGCGAGTGGTACCTCGAGGTCATCCAAAAGGCCGAGCTCGCCGACTATGGCCCGGTGCGGGGAACCATCGTGGTCCGGCCCTACGGGTACGCCCTCTGGGAGAACATCCAGGGGGTTCTGGACCGGATGTTCAAGGAGACGGGTCACCAGAACGCCTACTTCCCCCTCTTCATCCCCATGAGCTTCCTCAAGAAGGAGGCCGAGCACGTGGAGGGCTTCTCCCCCGAGCTCGCCGTGGTGACCCACGCCGGGGGCGAGGCGCTGGAGGAGCCTTTGGCGGTGCGCCCCACCTCGGAGACGGTGATCGGCTACATGTGGTCCCGGTGGATCCGAAGCTACCGGGACCTGCCCCAGCTCCTCAACCAGTGGGGGAACGTGGTGCGCTGGGAGATGCGCACCAGGCCTTTCCTTCGCACCAGCGAGTTCCTCTGGCAGGAAGGGCATACCGCCCACGCCTCGAGGGAGGAGGCGGAAGAAGAGGTGCGGAGGATGCTCTCCATCTACGCCAGGCTTGCGCGGGAGTACGCCGCGATCCCCGTCATAGAGGGCCTCAAGACCGAAAAGGAGAAGTTTGCGGGAGCGGTCTACACCACCACCATTGAGGCCATGATGAAAGACGGCAAGGCCCTCCAGGCGGGCACGAGCCACTACCTGGGGGAGAACTTCGCCCGGGCCTTTGACATCAAGTTCCAGGACAAGGACCTCCAGGTGAAGTACGTCCACACCACGAGCTGGGGCCTCTCCTGGCGCTTCATCGGGGCCATCATCATGACCCACGGGGACGACCGGGGCCTTGTCCTGCCCCCACGCCTTGCGCCTATCCAGGTGGTCATCGTCCCCATCTACAAGGAGGAAAGCCGCGAGCGGGTTTTGGAGGCCGCCCAAGGCCTTCGCCAGGCCCTTCTTGCTCAAGGCCTCCGGGTCCACCTGGACGACCGGGACCAGCACACCCCCGGCTACAAGTTCCACGAATGGGAGCTCAAGGGGGTACCCTTCCGTGTGGAGCTTGGCCCCAAGGACCTCGAGGGGGGCCAGGCGGTGCTGGCGAGCCGCCTCGGGGGCAAGGAGACCCTGCCCCTCGCCGCCCTCCCCGAGGCCCTGCCCGGGAAGCTTGACGCCTTCCACGAGGAACTCTACCGGAGGGCCCTGGCCTTCCGGGAGGCCCACACCCGGAAGGCGGACACCTACGAGGCCTTCAAGGAGGCGGTGCAGGAAGGGTTCGCCCTGGCCTTCCACTGCGGGGACAAGGCCTGCGAGAAGCTCATCCAGGAGGAGACCACCGCCACCACCCGCTGCGTGCCCTTTGAGGCCGAACCCGAAGAAGGCCCCTGTGTCCGCTGCGGCAGGCCCTCCGCCTACGGCAAGCGGGTGGTGTTCGCCAAGGCGTACTAG
- a CDS encoding DHH family phosphoesterase: MDGNAPDPKYWERMGLVAAVLKAVEGPIYLATHVDPDGDAIGSSLGLYRALKALGKDARWVADPPRFLRFLPKEEEYSDPVEKLPPGATLVALDSAEPSRVVGVPVEGFVINIDHHGTNPRFGHLAVVDPSKAATAQMVKDLIDLLGVEWTAEIATPVLTGILTDTGNFRFANTTPEVLKVAAELVGYGVKLAELTDRLQFRPPSYFRLMGQVLSTVAFHFGGLLVTAHLPEGAGGEEDSDDFVGLIRYVEGSVVSVFLRRREEGVKVSIRSRGGVSAQNIALRLGGGGHVPAAGATLKGVDLDRAYELVLEAVQEELKRAGYL, encoded by the coding sequence GTGGACGGGAACGCCCCTGACCCTAAGTACTGGGAAAGGATGGGCCTGGTGGCCGCGGTCCTGAAGGCGGTGGAGGGCCCCATCTACCTCGCCACCCACGTGGACCCGGACGGGGACGCCATCGGAAGCTCCCTGGGGCTCTACCGGGCCCTCAAGGCCCTGGGCAAGGACGCCCGCTGGGTGGCCGATCCCCCCCGCTTCCTGCGCTTTTTGCCCAAGGAGGAGGAGTACTCCGACCCTGTGGAGAAGCTTCCCCCTGGGGCCACCCTGGTGGCCTTGGACAGCGCTGAGCCCTCGAGGGTGGTGGGGGTCCCCGTGGAAGGCTTCGTCATCAACATTGACCACCACGGCACCAACCCCCGCTTTGGCCACCTGGCCGTGGTGGACCCCTCCAAGGCCGCCACCGCCCAGATGGTGAAGGACCTCATAGACCTTTTGGGCGTGGAGTGGACCGCGGAGATCGCCACCCCCGTCCTCACGGGGATCCTCACCGACACCGGGAACTTCCGCTTCGCCAACACCACCCCGGAGGTCTTAAAGGTGGCGGCGGAGCTCGTGGGGTACGGGGTGAAGCTCGCCGAGCTCACCGACCGCCTCCAGTTCCGCCCCCCTTCCTACTTCCGCCTCATGGGTCAGGTCCTCTCCACGGTGGCCTTCCACTTTGGAGGGCTTCTCGTCACCGCCCACCTCCCCGAGGGGGCGGGGGGCGAGGAGGACTCCGACGACTTCGTAGGCCTTATCCGCTACGTGGAGGGGAGCGTGGTCTCGGTCTTCCTGCGCCGGCGGGAGGAGGGGGTTAAGGTCTCCATCCGCTCCCGGGGCGGGGTCTCGGCCCAGAACATCGCCCTGAGGCTCGGGGGCGGGGGGCACGTGCCCGCCGCCGGGGCTACCCTGAAGGGGGTGGACCTGGACCGGGCCTACGAGCTGGTCCTCGAGGCCGTCCAAGAAGAGCTCAAGCGGGCGGGGTACCTCTAG
- a CDS encoding NUDIX domain-containing protein, with protein MEDRPQYPIPTVGALVERGGLVLLVRTAKWPGRWGVPGGKVEWGEALEEALRREFWEEVGLRLSHIRFALVQEALFSPEFYKPTHMLLFNYFARAEGEVRPGEEILEWAWVLPEEGLAYPLNAFTRALLERYLEEE; from the coding sequence ATGGAGGATCGCCCGCAGTATCCCATCCCCACGGTAGGGGCCCTGGTGGAGAGGGGGGGCCTTGTGCTCCTGGTGCGCACCGCCAAGTGGCCGGGGCGTTGGGGGGTGCCCGGGGGGAAGGTGGAGTGGGGGGAGGCTCTGGAGGAGGCCCTGAGGCGGGAGTTTTGGGAGGAAGTGGGCCTCAGGCTTTCCCATATCCGCTTCGCCCTGGTGCAGGAGGCCCTCTTTAGCCCCGAGTTCTACAAGCCCACCCACATGCTCCTCTTCAACTACTTCGCGAGGGCGGAAGGGGAGGTGCGCCCCGGCGAGGAGATCTTGGAGTGGGCCTGGGTGCTCCCGGAAGAGGGGCTCGCCTACCCTTTAAACGCCTTCACCCGGGCCCTTCTGGAGCGCTACCTGGAGGAAGAATGA
- a CDS encoding BTAD domain-containing putative transcriptional regulator yields MALAWSSPVYLERRRLLELLPEAPGFAIWLEAPAGFGKSVLAGQLASRLGLRTLWGSAALGEPKALLAESLGVPPEAPWAAVVAALRETPTLVVLEDLTGREALSPLLRTLPCLLLLASRTPLPYPELPKLLAEGRLVHLRAPDLAFTEEEARALFGGKEGWQAAHRATGGWPLPLFLAALTGRPPEPGPLLQGLRESLSEAEFKEGLLLAALPALPLDQAVPATEALFQKGLLQRLPQGYRLHPLLKEMALRTLGEEVRQAVHEAEGRLSPELLAEAYHQAGLHPELLALLERPLTLRIPAERLLAWQDLLRGGGERTRLRLGEALLEAGKREGVPLLEALAASPDPGVALIASGHLAYYLADPLLGQDLGAAWAHLERGLALLDQVPPELAGRFLNDAARVPWEEGRPEEAVRLLQEALNRLPEGSPYRLAPLTNLAFLRFEQEGALLGHIAALEEAVRLGGLGPANLPGHLRDLGRLYLLLGEREKAKARLKEAAEAPGSPLAALEARMLLAHLEEDPDTLARLVAQAELWENPYLVERGKSLLAELLREPGLLEGLQGFLARLTRALLTQEPAHLPPYPAEREEQLYWHAARYRLLREEGDLNALLALTDAKERVLPGLLPLHLLPRRLPELARPYPLTEVLQSGWKEAVALRLAEIPPLQVEVLGAFRVRNPLGEVELKGKGREVFALLLLGLPRDEVAYALWPDLAEEAALNNLYVWLARLKKALEPWGVPTYLGEEGLRRVACDLHALEKALEEGHAERVLALYREPLFPGLDHPLLDRKREEVFHRVRALFLKRGEPIFLERILEIDPLDEEALLLLVEHCRQRGQKARALAHLERYRKRLWEELKERPSPEVEALLRSLQG; encoded by the coding sequence ATGGCCCTGGCCTGGTCAAGCCCGGTCTACCTGGAAAGGCGAAGGCTACTGGAGCTCCTTCCCGAGGCTCCAGGTTTCGCCATTTGGCTGGAGGCCCCCGCGGGCTTCGGCAAGAGCGTGCTCGCCGGGCAGCTCGCCTCGAGGCTGGGGCTGCGCACCCTGTGGGGAAGCGCCGCCCTGGGGGAGCCCAAGGCCCTCCTGGCGGAAAGCCTCGGGGTCCCCCCGGAGGCCCCTTGGGCCGCGGTGGTGGCGGCCCTGAGGGAAACCCCCACCCTGGTGGTCCTCGAGGACCTCACGGGCAGGGAGGCCCTCTCCCCCCTCCTAAGGACCCTGCCCTGCCTCCTCCTCCTGGCGAGCCGCACGCCCCTGCCCTACCCCGAGCTCCCCAAGCTCCTCGCCGAGGGGCGGCTCGTCCACCTCCGGGCCCCCGACCTCGCCTTCACCGAGGAGGAGGCCCGGGCCCTTTTTGGCGGAAAGGAGGGGTGGCAGGCGGCCCACCGGGCCACGGGCGGCTGGCCCCTGCCCCTCTTCCTCGCCGCCCTCACGGGACGCCCCCCAGAACCTGGGCCCCTCCTCCAGGGGCTTAGGGAAAGCCTCTCGGAGGCAGAGTTTAAGGAGGGCCTCCTCCTTGCCGCCCTCCCTGCGCTACCCCTAGACCAGGCGGTCCCGGCCACCGAGGCCCTCTTCCAGAAGGGGCTCCTGCAGAGGCTCCCCCAAGGGTACCGGCTCCACCCCCTCCTCAAGGAGATGGCCCTGCGCACCCTAGGCGAGGAGGTCCGGCAGGCGGTGCACGAGGCGGAGGGGAGGCTTTCCCCGGAGCTTCTGGCCGAGGCCTACCACCAGGCGGGCCTCCACCCGGAGCTCCTTGCCCTCCTGGAAAGGCCCCTTACCCTGAGGATTCCGGCCGAGCGGCTCCTCGCCTGGCAGGACCTCCTGCGAGGGGGCGGGGAGCGGACCCGGCTGCGGCTTGGGGAGGCCCTCCTGGAGGCGGGAAAGCGGGAGGGGGTGCCCCTCCTCGAGGCCCTGGCCGCCTCCCCGGACCCCGGCGTGGCCCTCATCGCCTCCGGCCACCTGGCCTACTACCTGGCCGACCCCCTTCTGGGCCAGGACCTGGGGGCGGCCTGGGCCCACCTGGAACGGGGCCTGGCCCTTTTGGACCAGGTCCCCCCCGAGCTTGCGGGCCGCTTCTTGAACGACGCGGCCCGGGTCCCCTGGGAGGAAGGGCGGCCGGAGGAGGCCGTAAGGCTCCTGCAGGAGGCCCTAAACCGCCTCCCCGAGGGGAGCCCTTACCGCCTCGCCCCCCTGACCAACCTCGCCTTCCTGCGCTTTGAGCAGGAGGGCGCCCTCCTGGGGCACATCGCGGCCCTGGAGGAGGCCGTGCGCCTGGGAGGTCTGGGTCCGGCCAACCTGCCCGGCCACCTGCGGGACCTGGGCCGGCTCTACCTCCTCCTGGGGGAGAGGGAAAAGGCCAAGGCCCGCCTCAAGGAGGCAGCCGAAGCCCCGGGGAGCCCCCTTGCGGCCCTGGAGGCCCGGATGCTCCTCGCCCACCTCGAGGAAGACCCCGACACCCTGGCCCGCCTGGTGGCCCAGGCGGAGCTCTGGGAAAACCCCTACCTGGTGGAGCGCGGAAAGTCCCTCCTGGCCGAGCTCTTGCGGGAACCGGGCCTCCTTGAAGGGCTTCAGGGCTTCCTGGCGCGCCTGACCCGGGCCCTGCTCACCCAGGAGCCCGCCCACCTTCCCCCGTACCCGGCGGAGCGGGAGGAACAGCTCTACTGGCACGCGGCCCGCTACCGCCTCCTGCGGGAGGAGGGCGACCTTAACGCCCTCCTTGCCCTTACCGACGCCAAGGAGCGGGTCCTCCCCGGCCTCCTCCCCCTCCACCTCCTCCCCCGCCGCCTTCCCGAGCTGGCCAGGCCCTACCCCCTGACGGAGGTGCTGCAAAGCGGCTGGAAGGAGGCCGTGGCCCTGAGGCTCGCCGAGATCCCTCCCCTCCAGGTGGAGGTCCTCGGGGCCTTCCGGGTGAGGAACCCCTTGGGCGAGGTGGAGCTCAAGGGCAAGGGGCGGGAGGTCTTCGCCCTCCTCCTCCTGGGCCTGCCCCGGGACGAGGTGGCCTACGCCCTCTGGCCCGACCTCGCCGAGGAGGCCGCCCTCAACAACCTCTACGTCTGGCTGGCCCGCCTCAAGAAGGCCCTGGAGCCCTGGGGCGTCCCCACCTATCTGGGCGAGGAAGGCCTGAGGCGGGTGGCCTGCGACCTCCACGCCCTGGAGAAGGCCCTGGAGGAAGGGCACGCAGAGCGGGTTCTCGCCCTCTACCGCGAGCCCCTCTTCCCCGGCCTGGATCACCCCCTCCTGGACCGGAAGCGGGAGGAGGTCTTCCACCGGGTGCGGGCCCTCTTTCTGAAAAGGGGTGAGCCCATTTTTCTGGAAAGAATCCTGGAGATAGACCCCCTGGACGAGGAGGCCCTCCTCCTCCTGGTGGAGCACTGCCGGCAAAGGGGGCAGAAGGCGAGGGCCCTGGCCCACCTGGAGCGGTACCGGAAGCGGCTTTGGGAGGAGCTCAAGGAGAGGCCCTCTCCCGAGGTGGAGGCCCTCCTCCGGAGCCTTCAGGGCTAG
- the cmk gene encoding (d)CMP kinase — translation MRGIVTIDGPSASGKSSVAKRVAEALGVPYLSSGLLYRAAAHLALRSGVDPKDEEALLRLLEAKRVRLLPERAGNRVLADGEDLTPFLHTLEVDRIVSEVARLPGVRAWVNRRLKEVPPPFVAEGRDMGRVVFPEAPHKFYLTARPEVRAQRRARERPEAYEEVLRQLLFRDAKDRTQSAPAPDALVLDTSDLTLEETVARILAHLKD, via the coding sequence ATGCGGGGGATCGTGACCATTGACGGCCCCTCCGCCTCCGGGAAGAGCTCCGTGGCCAAGCGGGTGGCGGAGGCCTTGGGGGTGCCCTACCTCTCCAGCGGCCTCCTCTACCGGGCGGCGGCCCATCTGGCCCTGAGGTCCGGGGTGGACCCGAAGGACGAGGAGGCCCTCCTCCGCCTCCTGGAGGCAAAGAGGGTTCGGCTTTTGCCGGAGAGGGCGGGCAACCGGGTCCTGGCGGACGGGGAGGACCTCACCCCCTTCCTCCACACCCTCGAGGTGGACCGCATCGTCTCGGAGGTGGCCCGGCTTCCCGGGGTGCGGGCCTGGGTGAACCGGAGGCTTAAGGAGGTGCCCCCGCCCTTCGTGGCCGAGGGCCGGGACATGGGCCGGGTGGTCTTCCCGGAGGCCCCCCACAAGTTCTACCTCACGGCGAGGCCCGAGGTCCGGGCCCAGCGGCGCGCCCGGGAAAGGCCCGAGGCCTACGAGGAGGTGCTACGCCAGCTCCTCTTTCGCGACGCTAAGGACAGGACGCAAAGCGCTCCGGCCCCCGACGCCCTGGTCCTGGACACCAGCGACCTAACCCTGGAGGAAACGGTGGCCAGGATCCTGGCCCACCTCAAGGACTAG
- the tmpR gene encoding bifunctional dihydropteridine reductase/dihydrofolate reductase TmpR, producing MRAALVTGSAKGIGRAILLALAREGYAVAVHYRTSEALAEATRAEAEALGVKAIKVRADLTREEEVASLVEEVRYHLGGVGVLVNNVGDYLFKPIEAVTLEEWRWILDTNLTATFLLTQRVLPLMAEQGFGRIVNLGYAGAGNLLARTHITPYAIAKTGVILYTKAIAKRFAAMGITANVVAPGVAENSVSKPLHEIPMGRLALLEEIAKAVLFFVREPYLTGQVLEVAGGWNL from the coding sequence ATGAGGGCCGCGTTGGTCACGGGAAGCGCCAAGGGGATCGGGCGGGCCATCCTTCTCGCTTTGGCCCGGGAAGGCTATGCCGTGGCCGTCCACTACCGCACCTCCGAGGCCCTCGCCGAGGCTACCCGGGCCGAGGCCGAGGCCCTTGGGGTGAAGGCGATCAAGGTTCGGGCCGACCTCACCCGGGAGGAGGAGGTGGCCTCCCTGGTGGAAGAGGTGCGCTACCACCTCGGGGGCGTGGGCGTGCTGGTCAACAACGTGGGGGACTACCTCTTTAAGCCCATAGAGGCGGTAACCCTGGAGGAGTGGCGCTGGATCCTGGACACCAACCTCACCGCCACCTTCCTCCTTACCCAAAGGGTTCTTCCCCTCATGGCGGAGCAGGGCTTTGGGCGCATCGTGAACCTGGGCTACGCCGGGGCGGGAAACCTCCTCGCCCGGACCCATATCACCCCCTACGCCATCGCCAAGACCGGGGTTATCCTCTACACCAAGGCCATCGCCAAGCGCTTTGCCGCCATGGGCATCACCGCCAACGTGGTGGCCCCCGGGGTAGCGGAAAACTCCGTTTCCAAGCCCCTTCACGAGATCCCCATGGGAAGGCTCGCCCTCCTTGAGGAGATCGCCAAAGCGGTGCTCTTCTTCGTCCGGGAGCCCTACCTCACGGGGCAGGTGCTGGAGGTGGCGGGGGGGTGGAACCTTTAG
- a CDS encoding CDP-alcohol phosphatidyltransferase family protein: protein MVPGAKARPVQEFLNAVLFRPLAHLLVRLLLPTPVRPPHLVLFHTLLVLLAAGLVLRGEDLLAAFLLQAKTVLDNADGQLARLRGEVTELGRYLDTELDFLGNLFLFLALGFRTGAWGWALAAFLVFTLVQTWDFNLERLYRKARGLPLAQEPRDPETPLLALLRGVYRLLFLPQDRAVTALEEALARRLGLDPLRFWDEAALAGVVNLGLTTQLFFLGVFLAFHQPAAYLTFVLLQAVYLGAWYLWRIARSIPSPR from the coding sequence ATGGTGCCCGGGGCCAAGGCGAGACCCGTTCAGGAGTTTTTGAACGCGGTCCTCTTCCGCCCCCTGGCCCACCTCCTGGTGCGCCTCCTCCTCCCCACCCCCGTGAGGCCCCCCCACCTGGTCCTCTTCCACACCCTTTTGGTCCTCCTCGCCGCGGGGCTCGTCCTCAGGGGCGAGGATCTCCTCGCGGCCTTCCTTCTGCAGGCGAAGACCGTCCTGGACAACGCCGACGGGCAGCTTGCCCGCCTCAGGGGTGAGGTCACGGAGCTCGGGCGTTATCTGGACACGGAGCTGGACTTCCTGGGCAACCTCTTTCTCTTTCTGGCCCTAGGCTTCCGGACCGGGGCTTGGGGATGGGCCCTGGCCGCCTTTTTGGTCTTTACCCTCGTCCAGACCTGGGACTTTAACCTGGAGAGGCTCTACCGAAAAGCCCGGGGGCTTCCCCTTGCCCAAGAGCCCCGGGACCCCGAGACCCCGCTCCTCGCCCTCTTGAGGGGGGTTTACCGCCTCCTCTTCCTGCCCCAGGACCGGGCCGTGACCGCCCTCGAGGAGGCCCTGGCCCGCCGCCTCGGCCTTGACCCCTTGCGCTTTTGGGACGAGGCCGCCCTGGCGGGGGTGGTCAACCTGGGCCTCACCACCCAGCTTTTCTTTCTCGGGGTCTTCCTGGCCTTTCACCAGCCTGCGGCCTACCTCACCTTCGTCCTCCTCCAGGCGGTGTACCTTGGGGCCTGGTACCTATGGAGGATCGCCCGCAGTATCCCATCCCCACGGTAG
- the aroA gene encoding 3-phosphoshikimate 1-carboxyvinyltransferase — protein sequence MDRPFLDLGPCGPLRGRLRVPGDKSVTHRGLMLLALAEGEGRLYHPLKAGDTLSTVRVLRALGAEIEEEGPHFLVRGRGLRLKEPEDVLDCGNAGTLMRLLLGILAGQEGLFAVLTGDASLRRRPMGRVAAPLRAMGAQVDGREGGDKAPLAVRGTSLRGLRYVLPVPSAQVKSALLLAGLFAEGVTEVLEPTPTRDHTERLFRHFGLPLERGEGWVRTFRTGPFPARDLTVPGDFSSAAFFLVAALLVPGSEVVVEGVGLNPTRTGLLQVLKAMGAEVEWRVLEGEAGEPVGYVRARHSPLQGVAVDPGLIPLMVDEVPALAAAAAWAEGETFIPGLSELRVKESDRLSAIARNLRALGVEAEEGPDWLRVRGGGVRPGTVEPFHDHRIAMAFAVAGLPVGVRILEPEWAEISYPGFFQDLKRLCGGS from the coding sequence ATGGACCGCCCTTTTCTGGACCTTGGCCCCTGCGGCCCCTTGCGGGGGAGGCTGAGGGTCCCCGGGGACAAGTCCGTGACCCACCGGGGCCTGATGCTCCTCGCCCTGGCCGAGGGGGAGGGGAGGCTTTACCACCCCCTGAAGGCGGGGGATACCCTTTCCACCGTCCGGGTCCTCCGGGCCTTGGGCGCAGAGATAGAGGAGGAGGGCCCCCACTTCCTCGTGCGGGGGAGGGGCCTCCGCCTAAAGGAGCCCGAGGACGTCCTGGACTGCGGCAACGCCGGTACCCTCATGCGCCTCCTCCTCGGGATCCTCGCGGGCCAGGAGGGGCTTTTTGCCGTCCTCACCGGGGACGCCTCCCTAAGGCGGCGCCCCATGGGCCGGGTGGCCGCGCCCCTCAGGGCCATGGGGGCCCAGGTGGACGGCCGGGAGGGGGGGGACAAGGCCCCCCTGGCGGTGCGGGGGACGTCCTTGAGGGGCCTCCGCTACGTCCTTCCCGTCCCCAGCGCCCAGGTGAAGAGCGCCCTCCTCCTCGCCGGCCTCTTCGCCGAGGGGGTGACGGAGGTCCTGGAGCCCACGCCCACCCGGGACCACACGGAAAGGCTCTTCCGCCACTTCGGCCTGCCCCTGGAACGCGGGGAAGGGTGGGTGCGCACCTTTAGGACCGGGCCCTTCCCCGCCAGGGACCTCACCGTGCCCGGGGACTTTTCCTCGGCGGCCTTCTTCCTGGTGGCGGCCCTCCTCGTCCCGGGTTCGGAGGTGGTGGTGGAAGGGGTGGGCCTGAACCCCACCCGCACCGGCCTCCTCCAGGTGCTGAAGGCCATGGGGGCCGAGGTGGAGTGGCGGGTCCTCGAGGGGGAGGCGGGGGAGCCCGTGGGCTACGTGCGGGCCCGGCATAGCCCCTTACAGGGGGTCGCTGTGGACCCCGGCCTCATCCCCCTCATGGTGGACGAGGTGCCCGCCCTGGCCGCGGCCGCCGCCTGGGCGGAAGGGGAGACCTTCATCCCGGGGCTTTCCGAGCTCCGGGTGAAGGAGTCGGACCGCCTTTCGGCCATCGCCAGGAACCTCCGGGCCCTGGGGGTGGAGGCGGAGGAGGGGCCGGACTGGCTCAGGGTCCGGGGCGGCGGGGTGCGGCCCGGGACGGTGGAGCCCTTCCACGACCACCGCATCGCCATGGCCTTCGCCGTGGCCGGCCTCCCCGTGGGGGTCCGGATCCTGGAGCCTGAATGGGCGGAGATCTCCTACCCGGGTTTCTTCCAGGACCTGAAGAGGCTATGCGGGGGATCGTGA
- a CDS encoding 2,3-bisphosphoglycerate-independent phosphoglycerate mutase: protein MDLFPVFKELAQKTPSKILLIVLDGVGGLPLEPGGPTELEAARTPNLDRLAQESALGLLTPVYPGLAPGSGPGHLALFGYDPFRYVVGRGALSALGLGADFREGDVALRGNFATLDAEGRVLDRRAGRPSTEENRRVIAKLQEAIPRLEDVEVHFYTESEHRFLVILRGEGLADEVTDTDPQKTGLPPLRAQALDRASEKTARLVNLLSERVREALKEEPRMNGALFRGASKRPSFPRMQEVYGLTPAAIASYPMYKGLAALVGMEVLPVEGEGDALEGKLQALEANWDRYDFFYFHVKKTDAMGEDGNFPGKVEKIELFDALLPGILALRPEVLAITGDHSTPSALKAHSWHPVPLLLKAPYLRADEAKRFTEREALRGSLGHLRGVELMPLLLAHAGKLLKYGA from the coding sequence ATGGACCTCTTCCCCGTCTTCAAGGAGCTCGCCCAGAAGACCCCAAGCAAAATTCTCCTCATCGTCCTGGACGGCGTGGGGGGGCTTCCCCTGGAGCCGGGGGGCCCCACGGAGCTGGAGGCCGCGCGAACCCCCAACCTGGACCGGCTGGCGCAGGAAAGCGCCTTAGGCCTCCTCACCCCCGTCTACCCGGGGCTTGCCCCTGGATCGGGGCCAGGCCACCTCGCCCTCTTCGGCTACGACCCCTTCCGATACGTGGTGGGCCGGGGGGCGCTTTCTGCACTGGGCCTCGGGGCCGACTTCCGGGAGGGGGACGTGGCCCTTAGGGGGAACTTCGCCACCCTAGACGCCGAGGGCAGGGTTCTGGACCGCCGCGCCGGAAGGCCCTCCACCGAGGAAAACCGGCGGGTCATCGCCAAGCTGCAGGAGGCCATCCCCCGGCTGGAGGACGTGGAGGTCCACTTCTACACGGAAAGCGAGCACCGCTTTTTGGTGATCCTCCGGGGCGAGGGGCTTGCCGACGAGGTCACGGACACCGACCCCCAGAAGACAGGCCTTCCCCCCCTACGGGCCCAGGCTCTGGACCGGGCCTCGGAGAAGACGGCCCGCCTCGTCAACCTGCTATCGGAGAGGGTCCGCGAGGCCCTCAAGGAGGAGCCCCGCATGAACGGGGCCCTCTTCCGCGGGGCTTCCAAAAGGCCCAGCTTCCCCAGGATGCAGGAGGTCTACGGGCTTACCCCGGCGGCCATCGCCAGCTACCCCATGTACAAGGGCCTCGCTGCTCTGGTGGGCATGGAGGTCCTTCCCGTGGAGGGGGAAGGGGACGCCCTGGAGGGCAAGCTCCAAGCCCTCGAGGCGAACTGGGACCGGTACGACTTCTTCTACTTCCACGTGAAGAAGACGGACGCCATGGGGGAGGACGGCAACTTCCCGGGCAAGGTGGAGAAGATTGAGCTCTTTGATGCCCTCCTCCCTGGGATCCTAGCCCTTAGACCGGAGGTCCTGGCCATCACCGGGGACCACTCCACCCCAAGTGCCCTCAAGGCCCACTCCTGGCACCCCGTACCCCTCCTCCTGAAAGCGCCCTATCTCCGGGCCGACGAGGCGAAGCGCTTCACGGAAAGGGAAGCCCTAAGGGGAAGCCTGGGCCACCTCCGGGGGGTGGAGCTCATGCCCCTCCTCCTGGCCCATGCGGGGAAGCTCCTCAAGTACGGGGCCTAA